In Hyperolius riggenbachi isolate aHypRig1 chromosome 10, aHypRig1.pri, whole genome shotgun sequence, a genomic segment contains:
- the LOC137534853 gene encoding gastrula zinc finger protein XlCGF57.1-like, whose amino-acid sequence MMENQPPLTSPDGSSNRNPPETCTGPLYSQHIPQEDPTIHHHDQDEKNTDLKVEVKQENEANVRSSPQTVEEDFTMVIVKKEEEETYVTADQKSIKEDDMMETVKKHEGSTNIGTDGSSNRNLSETCTGPLYSQHIPQEDPTIHHHDQDEKNTDLKVEVKQENEVNVRSSPHTVEEDFTMVKKEEEKTYVSADQKSIKEDDMMETVKRDEGSTSIGTGGRYVGNSPDESVAHKDKKKQECSECGKCFPSVSSLVVHQRKHTQECPFPCLECGKSFKTKYILYVHQRVHTGEKPFSCSECEKSFITKSDLNRHQRGHTGVKPFSCSECGKSFPQKGGLKIHLKVHTGEKPFSCSECGKCFPEKQGLLVHQKYHRGERPFSCSECEKSFITKTDLIRHQKLHTGVKPFLCSECGKSFLLRKDLIMHQKIHALENP is encoded by the exons atgatggagaatcagccacccctcacatcaccag atggatccagtaacagaaacccaccagagacgtgtacaggtcctctttattcccagcatATTCCGCAGGAAGATCCCACCATCCACCACCATGATCAG GATGAAAAAAATACTGATCTGAAAGTGGAGGTTAAGCAAGAAAATGAAGCAAATGTGAGAAGTTCTCCCCAAACTGTTGAGGAGGATTTTACAATGGTGATAGTgaaaaaggaagaagaggagacgtatgtgacGGCCGATCAGAAGTCCATAAAGGAGGATGACATGATGGAGACTGTTAAAAAGCATGAAGGTTCTACAAATATTGGAACAG atggatccagtaacagaaacctgtCAGAgacatgtacaggtcctctttattcccagcatATTCCGCAGGAAGATCCCACCATCCACCACCATGATCAG GATGAAAAAAATACTGATCTGAAAGTGGAGGTTAAGCAAGAAAATGAAGTGAATGTGAGAAGTTCTCCCCATACTGTGGAGGAGGATTTTACAATGGTAAAAAAGGAAGAAGAGAAGACTTATGTGTCGGCCGATCAGAAGTCTATAAAGGAGGATGACATGATGGAGACTGTTAAAAGGGATGAAGGTTCTACGAGTATTGGAACAG GCGGCCGTTATGTGGGAAATTCTCCTGATGAATCAGTTGCACACAAAGACAAGAAGAAACAAGAATGTTCAGAATGTGGTAAATGTTTTCCATCAGTTTCCTCTCTTGTGGTCCATCAGAGGAAGCACACCCAGGAGTGCCCTTTCCCTTGTCTAGAGTGCGGCAAATCATTTAAGACAAAATACATCCTGTACGTACACCAGAGAGTCCACACCGGCGAAAAGCCCTTTTCATGTTCCGAGTGTGAGAAATCATTCATAACAAAATCAGATCTCAACCGACACCAGAGGGgtcacactggtgtgaagcctTTCTCCTGTTCCGAGTGCGGCAAAAGTTTTCCACAAAAAGGAGGCCTAAAAATTCATTTAAAGGtccacactggggagaagcccttttcatgttccgagtgtgggaaatgcttcccTGAGAAACAAGGTCTTCTTGTGCACCAGAAATACCACAGAGGCGAGCGGCCGTTTTCATGCTCCGAGTGCGAAAAGTCATTCATAACAAAAACTGATCTCATCCGGCACCAGAAGCTACATACTGGCGTGAAGCCCTTTttgtgttctgagtgtgggaaatcctttCTGTTGAGGAAAGATCTCATCATGCACCAGAAGATTCACGCTTTAGAAAATCCCTAG